The following nucleotide sequence is from Streptomyces sp. NBC_00239.
ATTCCGGAACCTCCACCTGGGAACCCCCGGCCGTACTTCTTTCGGAGCACCGGTTGTGGAACGGGTCACGGCCTCACGCGGAAGGACTGTCACAGCCATCCGATGGAGAAACACCAGCGTGGTCGCCCTCCGAGCTAGGCTCAGGAAGAAGCCACTTGCGTGCGCGAAGTCGGCTCTGGGACAGGATGTCGAGACTTGGAGCTCTCCGCGGTTCGAAGGGCCAGAACGCTCCGCTCCACTACACCAACCGAGCCGTGCCCCATCCGTGCCCTTTGGAGCGGTGCACAGCGGTCAATACGAGTATGGGCAGGCCCTCGCGACAGCTGGCTCGGTAGGCCGTTTTCGCAGTTCAGGCGCCTTACCGCTGTCTTGCGCGCCATAGATTCCCAAGCTTATAGCGCGGGTTCGATTCCCGTCATCCGCTCCATGACAAAGCCCCAGGTCAACGACCTGGGGCTTGTTCGTTGTCCAGACCTTTCGGGGCCAGCGTGCCATGCGCGGCTCCGCCGGGCTGCTCGCGTCGGGGCCGGGAAGTAGTGTCGCGAGACGCCCTCGCCGGTCAGGCGTGCTCGTCCGGCGGCTGCTGGGCGCGCTGGACCGACCAGCTTGCCGGCTCGTCGTCCCCGGAGTCCTCATCGCGCTCCGCGTCGGCGGCTGTCCCATGAATCTTGCCCGACGCGTGGTGGACCGGCGCGTACACGGCGTAGAGCTGCAGGGGCTCGTCACCGATGTTGGTGACGTTGTGCCAAGTGCCGGCCGGTACAAAGATGGCCCAGCCGTCCTCGACCTCCCGGTCGAAGTCGAGTCGATCCTCCGTACGGCCCATCTGGACGCGGCCCCGGCCTGCGTCGAGTCGTAGGAATTGGTCGGTCTCCGGGTGCGCCTCCAAGCCGATGTCCTCACCCACCGGGATCGACATGAGGGTCAGCTGAAGGTACTTCCCCGTCCAGGCGACCGCGCGGTAGTGCGTGTTCTCGAGCGTCGCCTTCTCCAGGTCGAAGCTTTGAGGTTCCGGCCCGATGTCCTTGGTGGTCATCCGTCTCTCCCTGTCGACGAAGGCGTTACGCGGTGGCGGTCCTGCGCCGACCCGCGTCAACGTTCCCAGAGCCCCAGGCCTTTCTGACCACAAGCACACGAGCCGCTACCACACACGAGTGACGCCGGGACAGCGGATGGACGCCACATCCCGTTACCGCGGGGCGCCTCAAGGCGTGACCTCCTGTGGCTGGTCGCACAGCTGTGGGTCTGGCGTGGCCGTGGCCGATTCTGCGATGCTTCCGCCTGACAAGCGACGGCGGAACGAGGAAGCCGGTGAGATTCCGGCACGGTACCGCCACTGTGTAGGGGGAGTAACTCCGCCATGGCCACCGCCCCATCCGGGGGTGGGAAGGCCGGAGAAGCGTTGATCCCGAGTCAGGAGACTCACGCCGTCGCACCTCGAAGTACGGGGCGGATTTCCCCAGGAGAGGCGGTGGCACTCGTGTGCCTGCGTACCAATGACGGCGGCTCTGCGCTGCTCGTGGCCCTGTGGGGCCGGGCCTGCCCGGCCTGACGCACGGGCCCGTTCCCTCAGGTTCTGACGACCCCCTTCCTCGGCGGGTCCCTTCCCGTACGCCGCATCACGCGCGCCCCGGAGTGCCGGTGCGCGCTGTCCACGCATGCCACCAGGAGTCACCTTGTCCGTACGATCCGTTACGCCCGGCCGCCGTCAGGCCGCCGCGGCAGCCCTCCTCACGGTCGCCCTCACGCTCACCGCGTGCGGCAGCGACACCGGCCCGCCCGCCGACGCCAAGGCGCAGACCGCCGCCGGCGAGGGCTGCGTCAAGGACTTCGACCCGGCCAAGGACTACTTCCCGGTCAAGTCGACGGTGGAGCACGCCAAGAACTTCACGCTCCGGTACGAGAAGAGCTATCAGGTCCTCACGGTCAACGAGCCCTATCCCAAGGGCAAGCCGGAGTCGTACGTGCTGGTCAAGTGCGGTGCGCCGAAGCCGGAGCTGACGGGTGAGCTGGCGTCCGCGCAGCAGGTCACGGTTCCGGTCAAGAGCCTGTACTCCGCGTCCACCACCCACCTGCCGCTGCTCACCGAGACCGGCACCCTGGACGTCCTGACGGGTGTCGCGAGCGCCGCGAACATCTCCTCCGCCCAGGTGATCGAGCGGGTGAAGGCGGGCAAGGTCACCGAGTACGCCAAGGACCGCACCCTCAACGCCGAGACAGTGATCGGCGCCAAGCCGGACGTGCTGATGACCCAGGGCACCGACGACCCGCAGTACCCGAAGCTGCGTCAGGCCGGCATCGCCGTGGTCGCCAACGCCGAGTGGCTGGAGTCCAGTCCGCTCGGACGCGCCGAGTGGGTCAAGGCGATGGCCGCGCTCACCGGAGCGGAGAAGCGCGCCGGCGAGGTGTTCGACACCATCGAGGGCGACTACCGGAAGGTCGCCGAGAAGGGTGCGCAGGCGGTCGCGGCGGGCAAGCCCGTCGAGGTGCTGCCCGGCACGATGTACCAGGGCACCTGGTACATGCCAGCCGGTGGCAGCTACGCCGCCCAGCTGATCAAGGATGCGGGCGGCACGTACCCCTGGGCCGGTGAGGCGGGAACCGGCAACCTCCAGCTGAACTTCGAGGCCGTGTACGCCAAGGGCGGCGCGTCCCCGGTCTGGATAGCCGACCAGAAGTGGACGTCCACCGCAGACGCGGTCAAGGCCGACAACCGTTACGGGCAGCTGAAGGCCCTTTCCGGCGGTGCGGTCTGGACGAACACGAAGGCGCTGGGCCCCGGCGGCGGCAACGACTACTTCGAGCGCGGCGTGCTGCGCCCCGACCTGGTCCTCGCCGACCTCTTCGCGCTCATCCACCCGGACCAGGCGAAGGACCACGCCTTCACCTTCTACACGCAGGTGCCCAAGGCGTGACGACTCACATGGCAACCGCGCCGACCGCCTCGCCGGACGCCCCGGACACCCCGGTGACGGTACGGCCGGGGCGGCGGCGCCTCGCTGTCGTCCTCGCCCTCGCCGCCGGCACCGCCGCGCTGTTCGTTCTCACCATCGCGACCGGCTCCCACCGGGTGCCGGTCGCGGACGTGGTCCGGGTCCTGTTCGGCGGCACCGCCGAGGACCCGCGATGGACGGTGATCGTCGAGCAGGTCCGACTGCCGCGCGCGCTGACCGCCACCGCCGTCGGCGCCGCCCTCGCGGTGGCCGGCGTACAGATGCAGACCCTGTTCCGCAACGCGCTGGCCGACCCGTTCTCCCTCGGGGTGAGTTCGGGCGCCAGCATGGGCGTCGCCGCAGTGGTCGTCGGCACGGGCGGCGTCGCCGGAAGCTTCACCGGAAACCTGGCCG
It contains:
- a CDS encoding cupin domain-containing protein codes for the protein MTTKDIGPEPQSFDLEKATLENTHYRAVAWTGKYLQLTLMSIPVGEDIGLEAHPETDQFLRLDAGRGRVQMGRTEDRLDFDREVEDGWAIFVPAGTWHNVTNIGDEPLQLYAVYAPVHHASGKIHGTAADAERDEDSGDDEPASWSVQRAQQPPDEHA
- a CDS encoding ABC transporter substrate-binding protein translates to MSVRSVTPGRRQAAAAALLTVALTLTACGSDTGPPADAKAQTAAGEGCVKDFDPAKDYFPVKSTVEHAKNFTLRYEKSYQVLTVNEPYPKGKPESYVLVKCGAPKPELTGELASAQQVTVPVKSLYSASTTHLPLLTETGTLDVLTGVASAANISSAQVIERVKAGKVTEYAKDRTLNAETVIGAKPDVLMTQGTDDPQYPKLRQAGIAVVANAEWLESSPLGRAEWVKAMAALTGAEKRAGEVFDTIEGDYRKVAEKGAQAVAAGKPVEVLPGTMYQGTWYMPAGGSYAAQLIKDAGGTYPWAGEAGTGNLQLNFEAVYAKGGASPVWIADQKWTSTADAVKADNRYGQLKALSGGAVWTNTKALGPGGGNDYFERGVLRPDLVLADLFALIHPDQAKDHAFTFYTQVPKA